The Deltaproteobacteria bacterium genome segment GGCCGTCATTCCCGCGAAAGCGGGAATCCAGTTTGGCGTTTGGCGCTATGGACAAGCAGTTCTGCGTTTACATCCTGGCCAGCAAACGGAACGGCACGCTGTACATTGGGGTGACCTCACAGCTGGCAACGCGGGTGTGGCAGCATCAGAGCAAGGTAGTGGAGGGTTTTTCGGCCAAGTACGGCGTTGACAAGCTGGTCTACTACGAAGCGCACGGCTGCGCAGAGAGGGCAATCGTGCGGGAGAAGCAGCTGAAGCAGTGGCGCCGCGCCTGGAAGATGACAAAATTGCGTCCCTTTCGGCCATGGGCCTCGGCCTGACAGTACACAGTACTGTGAGACTGGTGAGGATTTGCCCGGTCGGCTGCACGTTACCCACAGATTTATCGCACACCCGTGCCGGCCGCACACGTTGTCGGCGTGGGTTGTGGTTGCTACACTGCCGGCGACGAGTCCCCGGGTTTTCCTTCTGATAATGAGCGAAGTCAGCCTATGAACGACGGAGCCGGCGGGGAGCACTCGCACGACGAGAAGCCGGGCGGCGAGCCGGCGCCAGTGCGGCGCTGGCTGCAGCCGGCCGGCCCGCCGCCTTATGCGACGGCGATCGGCAGGGTGGCGCAGCAGCTGGCCGGCGGCGGGCGGCGCTTTGTGCGGGTGCAAGGTCTCAAAGGCGGCGCCCGCCCGTTCTTCATCTCCCGCTATCTCAGCGAGCAGCCGCGGCCAGCCTTGATCGTTTTGTCCGAGGCCAAACAGGCGGAAGCGTTGGCCGAAGATCTGCGCTTCTTTTTCGGCGAGAGTGGCGAGCGCCCGCCCTTCGAGCGCCGCATCCATCATCTGCCGGCGTGGGAGGTGCCCCCCTTCGAGGACCTCTCACCCCCGGCCGAGACGATCGCAGCGCGTATCGAGGGGCTTTATCATTTGCAGCAGACCCGCAACCCGGTGGTGATTACCAGCGCCGATGCGGTCTTGCAGCGCGTACCGCCGCGGGCGGTGTTCGGCCAACGCCTCAGCTACCTGGTCGAGGGCGACGCCGTTGACCTCGACCAGCTGGCGCAGCGTCTCGCTGACTGGGGCTATCGCCGGGTCGGGTTGGTGGAAGATCGCGGCGACTTCAGTGTTCGCGGCGGCATCCTCGATATCTATCCACCGGCCCATCCCAATCCGCTGCGCGTGGAACTGAGCGGCGACACCATAGAAACTATCCGTGAGTTCGATGCCGTCAGCCAGCGTTCGCAGGCGGCTCGCCCCGAGTTGCTGATCCTGCCGGTGCGCGAGTTCGATGCTCACAGCCGCCAAAGTCAAGAAGCTTTGCGCGCGATCAGCCAACGCCTGCAAGATCTGGAGGTGGACCGGCGCGAGCGCGACCAGCTCCTCGACAGCCTCGCCAGCGGTCTGCTGTTTCCCGGAGTGGAGTTCTTCCTGCCGTACTTCTATCCCGCCCTCGACCTGCTGACGGCCTATTTGCCGGCGGACACGCTGGTCTGGGTGGATCAGGCCGGCGCGGTCGACGCCGCCTTCGAACAGGCGCGCAGTCAGGTTGAACGGCGCGCCGCCGAGCGGGCCGCGGCCAATCGCTTCCTGCCGCCGCCCGAGCAGCTCTTCGCGACCCCCAGCGAGTGGCGCGCGGCGATCAGCGGGTGGCCGATCATCGAGTTGGAGTCGTTCGACCTCCTGACCGGCGCCGATGATGCGACCCACGTCGAGGTGCACTCGTACACCACCGCCAATCTCAAGGCCGAACGTATTCGCCACCGCCGTGAGGTGTCGTTCGCGCCGGTGGCCGACACCATCAGGGCCTGGCGTGCGGAGGGCGTGCGCGTGTTCCTGGTCGCCACCTCCGACAGCCAGGCGGCGCGCATCACGCGCTTGTTCGCGGCCCATGATCTGCCGGTCGCCCGCAGCGCGCAGCCCTTCAGCGAGGCACTTGGGGCGAACGGCACGCCGGGGCTGTCCTTGCTGACCGGCAGCTTGAGCGATGGCTTCCGGCTGCCGGATGAGCGGCTGGCGGTGATTACCGAAGTCGATCTATTCGGGGAAGCGCGCCGGCGCCGGCGCACGCGCCCGGTCGACATCGGTGAGCTGATTCGTAACCTCAACGAACTCAAGCCCGACGATTTCGTCGTGCACATCGACTACGGCGTCGGTCGCTACCGCGGCCTCAAACACCTGACGGTGGCCGATGTTGACGGCGACTTCCTGCACCTGGAGTACGCCGGCGGGGATCGGCTCTACCTGCCTGCCGACCGCATCAACCTGGTACAGAAATACGTCGGCGCCGAT includes the following:
- a CDS encoding GIY-YIG nuclease family protein, producing MDKQFCVYILASKRNGTLYIGVTSQLATRVWQHQSKVVEGFSAKYGVDKLVYYEAHGCAERAIVREKQLKQWRRAWKMTKLRPFRPWASA